The region GCACCGACGTCACCCCATGCGCCAGCGCGTCGGCAATCGCCACCTCCAGCGCCTTTCGCCGCACATCCGGGTCTGGCGGCGGCACCTTCGCCATAATCATCGCAATCGCCGGAGACTCGCGCACGATCCCGGTCGGCACCCCGTCCTTATCCCGATCAATCTTGCTCCCCTGCGGAGCGGTCGTGGCGCTTGAAATCCCCGCCGCCAGCAGCGCAGCCGAGTTCGCCACCACGATATGGCCGTCCGTCCGGTAGAACACGGCCGGATGCCCGCCCGTCACCGTATCCAGATCCTGCCGGGAGGGTAGCGTCTTGTTCGCCCAGAGGGTATGGTCCCAACCCGCGCCCTGGATCCACTGGCCGGGCTTGGCGGAAGCCGTATAGGCCTTGATCCGCTCCAGCATATCGGCCAGAGAAGGCGTTGCATCGAGGTCCACGGACAGCCTCTGCTGCCCGCCCGAAGCCATGTGCGTATGTGCGTCGTTGAACCCCGGCATCACGAACGCGCCGTCCAGGTCGACGACCTGTGTATGCGGCCCCTTCAGCCGCAGCAACTCCTCGTCCCCGCCCACCGCGACGACACTCGCATTCGTCACCGCCAGGGCCGTCGCTCGTGCTGGGACACCGGAAGGGTCATTTCCACGCAGATGTGCGCCGGTGAGGATGTTTGCGTGGACATAGATGGTATTGGGCGAGGTGTCCGCCTGAGCCTGCGCCATCGAAACACAAGCCGCAGCCAGCACGAAAGAGAAGGGGAGTAGAGCTGATCTCATCACCCATGCAGTGTAAACCGCCTGCGGGCTGGGGCGCTGCTTTTTGGGTATACCCCACCCCCGGTCAAAGTACCCAAAGTCTTCATTCGATTGAAGTTAGGTCTGGACTTGATGCGGGAGGTCCCTGTTTATAAGGGGTGATGCCTGTAAAGTATTTCATTCACAGGATTTAGGCGGATCGCTCGAGGGTGTTTTGTTTCTTTTGGGAGTAGTTAAATTGTACCGGATTGGACGGGGTAAAAACCCCAACTATTTTTTGTGGCTAAGTGGTTTGGATTGTTGAGGTTACGGAGGTTTTTGGACGAGCGGGGGCTTGACATGCGAATTTGCTGGTGTTTTTGACGATGTTTTGGGGCCTTTGGGTGAAGATTTTTGATTAGTGATTCCCGGAATGGGAACAGAGGTCTAATGATGGGGTGGCTGGGCGGGCTTCTTGGGTGGAGTGTAGAAGACGCCGACTACGAACATTGCCACGCCTGCGTTGTTCAGTTCCCGGGGTGACAGGACGGTTGTATTAGGTAGTCCGGGAATTACAGGGTTGAAGACTTGCAGGCCGGGGACGATCTGGATCTCGATGAGGCCTGCGAAGCCGGTGGTGGGGTAGTGGGCTGGGGTGCCATTGGGCGGGGTCGGGGCGGTGTAGAAGGTGAAGCTGCCGCGGGGGAAGTACTCGGCCCCCTTGGGGTCCCTGAGGTTTCCGTCCTTGTCGATCTCGTACATTGAGCTGAGGATTGGTGCGTACACTCCCATGGTGCCTCCTGTTTAGATCATGGTCGGTAGGGTAACAGAGGGGGATGGGGGAGGGAAGGCGGTTCGCGCGTGGGGCGATCGGTTTGAATGGGGTGGGGTGGGGAGAGCCTAACCGTGTATGTCATAGCGGGCGTGAAGCTCGGCGAAGACTTCACGGGCTGGGCGGGTGCGACCGGTGGCGATGTCGTCCAAGCCTTCCTGGAGGTGGTCGTCTTCCTCGTTTTTGCTCAGTACGATCTGCTCGACGTACTTGACTGTAGAGAGGCCGAGGTTCTGGGCTTTTGCGGTTAGCTGGGCTTCGAGTCCGGGCTGGAGGTCGAGTTGGATCATGGTGTGCGTAGGGTAGCAGAGGGGGTGCGGGTAGGGAAGGGTGGTTCGGGGGGCGTGGGCGGTTTGAGCGGGTTGGGGTCGGGAGAGTTATGTGTCGGGCTTTCAGCCCTCTGGGGTTGGGGTGGGAGTTACCTAGGCCTTCGGCCCAGGCTGTTATGTTGTCGGGCCTTTGGCCCTTTTTGTTTTGGTGGGTGGGATTGGGGTGGGGTTTTGGGTGGGGTGGGTTGGGATTTGCGGGTGAGACTCGATCATCGCGGGGAGGCTGCGATGAATGGGCACGGATTTGTGGTTAGTCGCAGCCTAGGTCGTGGATGAAGGTGGCTTGTTCGTGGACTTCTGAGTCTTTGACTTGGAGTTGGTCGATGATGAGGGCTTTGAGGGTGAGCCAGACGTCCGGGGTGGTGAAGTCGAAGGGGGTGACGGTTCGGAGGCGGGAGCGGTTGTGGGCGGTGGGGATGGCTTCGGTTTCGGTGGCGGGTTGGTAGGGGAGGGAGAGTTTTTCGAGGACGAGGCGGTAGAGATCGCCTACGGTGCGGACCTGGGCGCAGTCGCTGTCGGGGAGGTCGATGGCGAAGGTCTCTTCGGTGCGGAGGATGATTTCTACGGTGTCGAGGCCCATGGGATTAGGTTACGATCTCGGGCTGGGTTTGAGTGGGGGAAGTTATGTATCGGGCTTTCAGCCCTCTGGGGTTGGGGTGGGGCTTACCTGGGCCTTCGGCCTAGGCTAAATATGTTGTCGGGCCTTTGGCCCTTTTTGTTTAGGCGGGTGGGATTGGGATTGGGATTCGGAGGGGGGGTGGGTTGGGATTTGTGGCTGGAACCCACTCATCGCGGTGAGGCTGCGATGAATGGGGCACGGATAATTTCTGGTTTGGGTTTGAGAGGACAAGCGTTAGGATGGCGGGATGACGCGGGGTTTGGTGCGGTATCAGGAGAACCGGGACTTTCACTTTGTGACGTTCAGTTGTTATGAACGGAAGCCTTTGCTGCGTGAGAATGACGCGTATGCGCTGTTCGAGCGGTCTCTGGAGACGATGCGGTTGCGGTATGAGTTTGTGGTGGCCGGGTATGTCGTCATGCCGGAGCATGTGCATTTACTCATGAACGAACCGAAGGAGGTGAAGCTGGCGACGGCTTTGCAGGCGCTCAAGCTTTCTGTTTCGGTGCAGATGGGGCGGGTGCGCTTCTGGCATAAGCGGTACTACGACTTCAATGTTTATACGAGTGATAAGAGGGTGGAGAAGCTTCGATATATCCATCGGAACCCGGTGGTTCGGGGATTGGTGACGGAACCGGGGGATTGGGAGTGGTCCAGTTGGCGGCACTACCTTACGGGTGAGCGAGGGACGGTGGAGATTCAGTCTGAATGGACTTCGGGTAGGAAGGAACGGAAGGTAGTGGAAACCCACGTCTCAGAAGCGAGACGTGGGGCACCCAAAGGGTAGCTTGGTTGGATTTGATTGTGGTTCGCTCATCTATTTTCTGGACCTGACTACAGCTACAGTCTGAGCGATAAGGAATGCCGCAAATGCCATGAATGCTACAAAGGCGATAGGACTCCCATCGATTGTCTGGAATTTTTTTACAACGTGAGAGAAAGCATAGGTTACTGAACTCAGCGCACCTAACACGGCCGCGATGGCTGCTACAAAAATTTGCCCTAGGAGGCTGCCACGCCTTTTCCCGCTAATGGAAGTTTTTATTTGCGATATGCCGACAATACGGGCAGAGTGGGAGATGGACGCGACTGCCCCGTGACCAAAATTTCTACCGATAAGCCATCGCCTTTGTTCAATAGCAATGGCTGGAGAGTCACATCTGTTTTACCCGTTTCGATCAGAGCACCCAAATCGGCAGGCTTTGTGCTTAATACCCTGGCAGCTACAATCTCGGCTCCGTTCCCAAAATTAAAGCGAAGTGGCATGTCGAATTCATCTCTTTTTATTGGCTCATTACCGGTGTTTTGGATGTCGACGATCACTAGCCTGATATCTTCAGCTGGGCTGCCATCTACTGTAATTTGAATCCGGTTTTCGAGATTTAGGTTTAGTTTGAATAATCTGTCATTTCTCAAGATCTCGTATGAGAGGGTCTTCTTCTTTTTATTTAGCCAAAAGAGTCCGATCGAAACAAGTATGGCGATAATGGCGAGAAGTGTGCGAACAGAATTTGATTCCAGATAATCATTGAGATGAGTCAATGCCAGCCTGCTTTACTTGCGGGAGAGTGAAGCGCAATTATCGCATTGAATGCTTATCTTCCGAAGCGTTGTTTTTGTTGTTGCATTTGGCTCATGAGGCGTTGCTGGGCTTTCATGCCACCGCCCATTCCTCCGCCCATGGTTTTGAACATCTTCGACATCTGGGCGTATTGGCGTAGGAGGTTGTTGACCTCCGCGACCGTGACGCCGGAGCCGGCGGCGATGCGCTTGCGACGGCTGCCGTTGATGAGGTCGGCGTTCTGGCGCTCCTTGTTGGTCATGGAGTTGATGATGGATTCGACGCGGGTGAACTGGGATTCGTCGACGTTTTCCGCGGCCTGAGCCATGCCGGCGAAGGGGCCGACGGAGGGGAGCATCTTGAGGATGGACTTCATGGAGCCCATTTTTTTGATCTGGCGGAGCTGCTCGCGGAAGTCTTCCAGGGTGAAGCCCTGGCCGCCGAGGGCCTTCTTGGCGAAGGCTTCGGCCTTGCCCTTGTCGAGGGTGGATTCGGCGCGCTCGAGGAGGGTGGCGATGTCGCCGTGACCCATGATGCGGGAGACGATGCGGTCGGGGTGGAAGGGCTCGAAGGCGTCCGGCTTTTCACCGGTGCCGAGGAACTTGATGGGCGCGCCGGTGACCTGGCGGATGGAGAGGGCGGCACCGCCGCGTGCGTCGCCGTCCATCTTTGTGAGGATGGCGCCGGTGATGGTGAGGAGATCGTTGAAGGCCTTGGCGGAGTTGACGGCGTCCTGGCCGGTCATGGCGTCGGCTACGAAGAGGATTTCGCTGGGGTTCAGGAGCTTCTTTAACTCTGCCATTTCGTCCATGAGGACGGCGTCGATGCCGAGACGGCCTGCGGTGTCGACGATGAGGATGTCGCAGCCGAAGTTGGCGGCTTCCTTTTTTGCTTCCTTGGCGAGGCGGAGGACTTCTGGGGTGCCGTTCTGGACAGACTCGTCGAGCTTGCCTTCGTAGAGGTTTACTCCGGTGGATTTGGCGACTACGGCTAGCTGGGCGCGGGCGGCGGGGCGGTAGACGTCGACGGAGACGAGCATGGGGCGGTGGCCGCCCTTTTTGAGCCATTGGGCTAGTTTGGCGGAGGTCGTGGTTTTGCCAGAGCCCTGGAGGCCGGCCATGAGGACGACCGATGGAGGCTGGCTGGCGGTGCGGAACTTGGCTATGTCTTTGCCGAGGAGGGTGACGAGCTCGTCGTGGACGATTTTGACGATCTGCTCGGAGGGGCTGAGGGCGGTGGTGACCTGGGTGCCCATGGCCTTGACGCGGATGTGCTCGACGAGATCTTTGACGACTTCTAAGTTCACGTCACTTTCAAGGAGGGCTAGGCGGATCTCGCGCATGGCGTCGGAGATGTTCTCTTCTGTGATGGTGCCCTGGCCGCGGAGAGTCTTGAAGGAACGCTGGAGTTTTTCTGAGAGGTTTTCAAACATGGCTTAGACAGTATAGCGGCTCTGGGAACAGGGCCTAGGGAACAGGGCCTAGGGCCTAGAGCCTAGGGAACAGGGCCTAGCGAGCGGGTTGTGGCTTCGGGACGGCAGGGGAAGAACTGGCAACGTCAACGGCCAATACGGAGGTTCTGAGCTTCGCTCAGAATGACGGTTCGGGTTGATGGGAAGTGGCGGGGGTGGTGCGTGCTTAGGTTGGTGCGGGGTTTGGGTTGGGTGTGGGGGCGGGGGTGGGTGGGTCTGATAATGAGGGTCTATGGACATGGGTACGGGGAACGGGCGGTTGCTGTCCGAGTATGGGGTTTATCTGCGGGTGGAGCGGGGGCTGCGGCCTAATAGCTGCGAGGCTTATGGGCGGGATTTGCTGCAGTTTGCGGAGTTTCTGGAGAAGCGGGATGGGTTGCTGGTGGGGGCGACGCAGCAGGATGTGGGGGAGTTTCTGGGGCAGTTGCGGGGGCATGCCGTGGAGAGCCGGAGTGTGGCGAGGAAGCTGAGTGGGTTGAAGGGGTTTTATAAGTGGCTGCTGATGGATAAGCGGGTGCGGCATGATCCTACGTTGAATGTGGCTTCGCCCTCGGTTTGGAAGATATTGCCGAAGAGTATGGCGGAGAGTGAAGTGGTGGGGATGTTGGAACGGACCGGGGTCGCGGCAAGGGCGGCGGATGCGGATGGGATCGCGTTGAGGGATCATGCGATTTTGGAGTTGCTTTATGCGGGCGGGCTGCGGGTGGGGGAGATATGTGCGCTGCGGGTGGAGGATGTTCGGCTCGAAGATCAGAGGGCGCAGGTGAGGGGGAAGGGCGATAAGGAGAGGATTGTGCCGTTGGGGCGGCAGGCTTGTGATGCGCTGGCGATCTATCTGGATCGGGGGCGGCCGGGGCTTGCGCGGGGGGCTGGGGCGGGGATGCGGCGGGAGATGTTCTTGAGTGTTCGGGGGAGGGCGCTGACGAGGCAGTGGGTTTGGGAGATGGTGAGAGGGTGCTCGGAGAATGGGGATGCGAGTCCGCATAAGCTGCGGCATAGCTGTGCGACGCATATGGTCGAGCATGGGGCGGATTTGAGGAGCGTGCAGACTTTTCTGGGTCATGCGGATATCGCTACGACGCAGGTGTATACGCATGTCGCTCTGGGGCATTTGAAGGAGGTGCACCGGTTGCATCATCCTCGTGCGAAGCGGCGAATGGGAGTGGCAGTATGAACGAGTATGAGGTTTTGGCGGATGGGTTTCTGGCTATGCTGCGGAATGAGCGTGGGGCGAGCGAGCATACTGTTCGGGCTTATACGCGGGAGGTAAAGGACTTTGCGGCTTACCTGGCGGGGGAGATGGGGGAGCGGGGGATTGGGGCTGTCGAACACCTGCATATACGGGGGTATTTGAGCGTGCTTTACGCTCGGGGGCTGGAGAAGAGCAGCATGGCGCGGGCGCTGGCGAGTGTGCGGAGCTGGTTCAAGTGGCTGGCGAAGGAAGGGAAGGTGGAGCAGAATCCGGCGCTGCTGGTGTCGACGCCGAAGCGGGCGCAGCATCTGCCGCGGGTGCCGAGTGCGGAGGAGGTGAACCGGGTGATGGATTCGCTGGAAAGTGCTGATGGGGGGACGTGGCCGGAGCGGGATCGGGTGATCTTTGAGCTGTTGTATGGGTGCGGGATTCGGAACTCTGAGCTCTGTGGGTTGGATATGGGGAATGTGCAGTGGGCGAACGATGCGGTGCTGGTTCGAGGTAAAGGTAAGAAGGAACGGCTGGTGCCTCTGGGGGATGAGGCTGCTGCTGCGGTGAGAGCCTATATGCCGCAGCGTGCGGAGAGGTTGGCGGCTGCGGGGAAGGGTGGGTTGATTGGGGATGGGGCGCTGTTGATGAATGCCCGGATGAGGGGGACTTGCAGGTTGACTACGCGGAGTGTGGGGCGGATTGTGAAGGCGATCGCGCAGAGCCGGGGGCTGGCGGCGGATGTTCATCCGCATACGCTGCGTCATGCTTTTGGGACGCATATGCTTGAGGATGGGGCGGATCTTAGGGCGATCCAGGAGATGCTGGGGCATGAGCGGTTATCGACGACGCAGCGGTATACGCAGTTGACGGTGGGGCAGGTGCAGAGGGTTTATGAGGAGTCGCATCCTCGGGCGCTTTAAGGTGGCTGACGATGCGAAGAACAAGCAACGGCAGCAGCCCGGAGCTGAAGCCCCATGTTTTGGATGCTTTGACGGGGGCCTGAAGGCCCCCTCTAATCCGACAGCAAGTGCGGCTACTTGGAGAGGTCGTCGAGGAGGAGCTTGGCTTTGGTGGCGAGGGTGACGGCTCCGTCGGCGTCGCCTGAGTCGAGGGCGGTGCGGGCTTCGTGCTGGAAGTAACGGACGCGGGCTATGGCGTCCTTCTGCTTGTCCTGGATGGTGGGGGCTAGTCCGCTGAGGCGCTTTTCCAGGTCGCCGATCATGTCTGCGGCTCTCAGCTTCTTCTCTGGCGTGGCGTCACCGCCGGCGGTGAGGGCTCCGATGACATCACGGGCCTCCGGTGTGGGTACGCCGGAGGACGCGATCTGGGTGGGGGCAGCCGTGGGGATGACCGGTTTCTTTTTCTTCGGCTTCTTCTTTTCCGGCAGCTTGACGGTTGTGACGGGAGTTGGGATGAGGGGAACCTGGGCAACTACGGGTGGTTTAGCGGGTTCCGGAGCGCTGGCCAAGGGAACCTGGGTGGGTGGCGCTGCAGGCAGGACGATGCGTGTCTTGTGGTGGAAGACGCAACCCGTATCCACAAGGCAAAGCAGCGACATTGTCAGCAACCTGAGATCACGACCCACAGACATCAACTTGCCCTCCCCGCCATCAAACGCGAGCCTGTTCTATTGTCACTCAGAATCAGAGGAAGTCTCATCGTAAACGCTGCACCTGCACCAACTTCGGACGTTACTTCCATTGCACCGCCGTGCATCTGGATGATGCGGTAGGTCATGGCTAGCCCTATTCCACTGCCCTTGGGCTTGGTAGTGAAGTAGAGCTCAAAGATTCGCGGCATCAACTCCGGGGGGATGCCGGGGCCCTCATCGGCTACGACGAGGAGGGCTGTATCGCCGTCGCGGCGGACGCCGACGCGGAGAATACCGCCCTGCTCCATGGCCTGCATGGCGTTGAGCATGAGGTTGAGCATGGCCTGGCGGAGCATTTCACCATCGGCGCGAACCATGACGGCGGGCTCCAGGGCGCAGCGGACTTCAACGTTATGCTCTGCCATCTCCGCTCCAGTGAGATCGACGACGCGCTCGACGACCTCACGGAGATCGATCTCGCTGAGGTGCAGCTCCATGGGACGGGTGAAGTCGGCGAGGGTCTGGACGACGCGGTCGAGGCGTTCCATCTCACTGGCGAGGATGTCGACGTGGCGCTGTGCTCCCTGGAGGAATCCACGGCCTTGTCCGGCGGCCTCAAGCTTGGCGCGGAGGAGTTCAAGGTGCACGACCATGGCGTTGACGGGGTTCTTGACCTCATGGCCTACGCCTGCGGTGAGGCGGCCGATGGCGGCGAGGCGGCGAGAGACGTCAAGTTCCTGCTCCAACTGCTTGGCTGATCCAGCGTCACGAAGGGTCAGGAGGGTGCCCATGTGTTCCTTCCCACGGCCTGCGTCGATGCGATCAAGGCTGATCTCTACCTCGCGGCCGTCTTCGAGGCGGACGCGCTGGCCAGTGACCTTACCATCCTGCTCGAAGGCTGATCGTACTGCCTGACCGAGGGCTGTGGTGGGAAGAAAGATCTCTTCCAGCCTCTTTCCCATCATGGCACCGTGGGGAATGACGATCTGGCCAGCGGGGTCCGGGGTTCGTAGGAACTGGGCCACGGCGTCCGAGACCATGGCGGCGCGGCCCTCCGCCGTGAAGAGGATGACGCCCTCGCGGAGAGTGTCGAGCACGTGGTTGAAGTTGGCGCGGAGGTCGGTGTAGCCGGCTTCCGTGGTGCGGAGTTGTTGGCCGAGGCGATCGATGGTGTTGGTGACACGCACGACGGCGTCTGTTTTTGCGTCGGGAACGCTGCCCGGGAGTGCTCCGACGACGGGTCTGCCGCCGCCAAGTTCCATGCCGGCGGCGATGCTGTCATTGGAGAGGGTGAGGCGCTCCAGGCGGCGGCTGATCTCTTCAATAGGACGGACGGCGACGCTGGCGAGGAGCGCGGCTGCAACCATGGAACCGCCGCCTGCTACGAGGGCGAAGATGAGAGCGTCCCAGAGCCAGGGGGCGTAGTTGTCCTTGAGGAAGGAGGAGCGGATGCCGATGTGGACGATGAGAAAGGGTTTGTTGTTGCGCTGGAGCGGCAGGGAGACGTCCAGCACGCGCGGCTTGCCGAAGACCTCTCTCCATTGATAGGGAAGGTTGCCGTCCCGTACACGCTCAAAGGCGATGCGCGACGCGATGTGCTGGTTGACCATGGTGGGGTCCGTGCTGACCAGGGTGAGGCCGTTGGCATCCGTCACGCTGACCTCCTGCACGGCAGGACTGTAACGCACGAAAGAACTCATGGTGTCGTTGAGAGGGTCGTGGCTTTGTAGGGCTTCCGCAACGGCATTCTGGAGAGCTTCGTTTGAGAGGTTCTCAGGCGGGTGAACGACCAGGCCGACCTCAACGGCCTGGCGGGTCATGAGCAGGACCTGACGGGCCATGACGTCGTTGGCGGAGGCGGTCTGTGCGATGCGCTGACGGAGCAACTCTCCCAGGAAGAGGGCGGAGAGGACGATGACGATGACGAAGGCTGAGCCTGTCGCGGCAAGCACGAGCTTGGTCTTCAGGCGCATCGTCCGCTCTCAGTCTGTTTGCCCATAGCTTTCAGAGGATAACGCCGGGCGACGTGCATTCCTGCTTGTTTCTTTTTATTCGAGGCCGGCAGCCGCGTACTCCTTGAGCTTGTTCTGGAGGGTCTTGGTGCTGACTCCGAGGATCTCCGCGGCGCGGGTCTTGTTGTTGTGCGTGGAGGTGAGGGTCTTGAGAATAAGCTGGCGCTCGGCTTCGTCGACCGTGGTGCCGACTTCTACGTGGACTGCGGTATCGCTGAGGGCAGGACCCTGGGCGGCGGGTGCGCCGGAGGCCTTGGGGGCGAAGCCGGCTTCGCCGAAGTGGGGCGGGAGATGCTCGACGCCGATGAGTCCTTTGCCGGCGAGGATGACGGCGCGTTCAATGGTGTTGCGAAGCTCGCGAACGTTGCCGGGCCACTTGTAGTTGAGGAGGCGGGACATGAGTTCTTCCGACGCGCCGGTGACGGAGCAGCCGTGGCGCTCATTCATGTCCGCGATCATCTTTTCCGCGATGATGGGGACGTCGCTGACGTGGGCGCGGAGGGGGGGCATCTGAATGTTGAAGACGTTGAGGCGGTAGTAGAGATCGCCGCGCAGCTCGCCTGCGGAGACGGCGCGTTCCGGGTCCTTGTTGGTTGCGGCTACTACGCGGACGTCGACGGGGGTTTCTGTCTTGGAGCCGAGACGGCGAAGCTTGCGATCTTCCAGGACGCGGAGGAGCTTGGCCTGGGTTGCGGCGGGCATCTCGCCGATCTCGTCCAGGAGGAGGGTGCCTTCTTCGGCCAGCTCAAAGCAGCCGGCGCGGCGCTCGAGGGCTCCGGTGAAGGCGCCTTTTTCGTGGCCGAAGATCTCGCTTTCAATGAGGGTCTCCGGGATGGCGGCGCAGTTGACGGCGACGAAGGCCTTGTTGCGCCGGCCGCTGAGATCGTGGAGGGCGCGTGCAACGAGCTCTTTGCCGGTGCCGCTCTCTCCGGTGACGAGGACGCTGACGTTCGACGGGGCTACGCGCTCAATGAGCTTGAAGACGGCCTTCATTTCGGGCGAGGTGCCGACCATGTCGCCAAGGGTGTTTTCGCTTTTGGCGACGCGGATGGGAGTTTCGACGTCTTCATCGGCTTCCACCTGGCGGCTGGCGCTCTGGAGGATGGCCTTGAGGCGGGCGGGCTCCACGGGCTTGGGGAGGTAGTCGTATGCGCCCATGCGCATGGCTTCGACTGCGGACTCGATTGAGCCTTGGGCGGTGAGCATGACGACGCGAATGCGTTCGGGGCGCTCCGAAATGCGGTTGAGGAGTTCCATGCCATCCATGCGGGGCATCTTGAGATCTGTGACAACGATGGCAGGGGACCAGCGGGTGACCATGTCCAGGCCTTCTGCCCCGTCTGCGGCACACTCCGTGCGGTAACCCCATGAGGCGACGAGCTCGGCGAGGCCGGTGCGTGCGTGGATCTCATCTTCGACAATCAGTACTTTCTCCTGCAAACTCGTACACCTTTCTCGTTCAGGGCAATGGAGCTGCGAACAGATACACCAATGCGTATTCAGTGTGATGCAAAAAAACGAGCGGAGATGGAAGAGTGTTGAAACAAGATGGGGAGGAACCAGATTCTGAACTGGGAGCGGCTGGCTAGTATTCTGGAAGCTATGACCGATCCTGAGATCACCCCTGATGCGTTTCAAGCCCTCCGCCAACAGACCGCCGGTACCGCCGGGGCGCCCGTTCTTTTAGACGTGCGTGAGCCGTGGGAGATAGAGACTGCGTCGCTGGCGGGGTCCGTGAATATTCCAATGGGGGATATTCCTTCGCGGGCGCATGCGGAGTTGGACCCGGACCAGCCGATTGTGGTGATGTGCCACCATGGGGCGAGATCGCTTTCGGTGACGATGTGGCTCAGGCGGGAGGGGTTCGAGCAGGCTCAGTCGCTGGCGGGTGGGATCGATTACTGGTCTAGGGCGATCGATCCCACGGTGCCGAGGTACTAAGAACAGGGCCTAGAGCCTAGACCGCCAGTTCGCGTAGGAGGAAGGCGTAGTCGAAGGCTACTTCTTTGAGGTAGTCGTAACGGCCGCTGGCTCCTCCGTGTCCGGCCTCCATGTTGATGTGGAGGAGGAGCGGGGGGGCGTCTTGTTTGAGGGTGCGGAGCTTGGCTACGTACTTGGCGGGCTCCCAGTACATGACCTGGGAGTCGTTGAGGCTGGTCTTGACGAGGATGCTGGGGAGGGGTTTCCCGGCCAGGGCGTCGAGGTTTTCGTAGGGGCTGTAGGTGAGCATGTAGGCGAAGGCCTCGGGCTCGTTGGGATTGCCCCACTCTTCGTACTCGGCGACGGTGAGGGGGAGGGTGGCATCGAGCATGGTGTTCATGACGTCGACGAAGGGGACGTGGGAGAGGACGGCTCGGAAGAGGTCCGGGCGGGCGTTGAGGACGGCACCCATGAGGAGGCCGCCGGCGCTGCCGCCTTCTATGGCGACTCTTTTTGGTGAGCCGTATTTTTGCTGGACTAAGGCTTCTGTGACGGCGATGAAGTCGGTGAAGGTGTTGCGCTTCACCATCATCTTGCCGGCGTCGTGCCAGGTGTCGCCCAGTTCACCGCCGCCGCGGATGTGGGCGTAGGCGAGGACGAGGCCGCGGTCGAGGAGGCTTAGGCGGGTGGAGGAGAAGCCTACGGGGAGGGAGTAGCCGTAGGAGCCGTAACCATAGACGTAGAGGGGGTTGGTGGCGTCTTTGGCGAACTGGTCGCGGCGGTAGACGAGGGAGACGGGGATTTGCACGCCGTCGGTTGCTGGGACCCAGAGGCGCTCCGAGGCGTAGTTGGCGGGGTCGAAGCCGCCGGGGACTGCTTGCTGCTTGAGGAGGGTGGAGGTGTTCGTGGCGATGTCGTAGGAGTAGACCGAGGCGGGGGCTACGAGGGAGGTGTAGGAGTAGCGGAAGACGCGGGTGTCAAACTCTGCGTTGACGTGGGAGCCGGCGGTGTAGGTGGGCTCGGGGAAGGTGATTTCGCGGCGGTTGGTTAGGGTGGTCGTCAGGTCGTAGACGTCCAAGGTGGGGAGGCCGGATTTGCGTTCGGTGATGACGCAGAAGGATTGGAAGAGGTCGAAGTCTTCTATGGGGATATTGGGGGCGGCGGTGTAGAACTCGGTCCAATTGGTGCGGTCCGGGGTGGCTACGGGGGTGGTGACGATGCGGAAGTTGCGGGTGGTGTCGTTGGTGCGGATGTAGAAGAGGCCGTCGCGGTGGTCGGGGTAGTACTCCTGGTCGTCCTGGCGGGGGGCTATGAGGGTGAGGGGAGCGGTGGGGTCTGCGGAGGGGAAGAAGCGGTACTCGGAGGTGGTGTGGCTGCCGGCTTCGACCATGATGTACTTGCGGTCGCTGGTGCGGCCTACGCCGAGGTTGAAGCGTTCGTCTGTTTCCTCGTGGATGAGGGGATCGCGTTCGGTGGAACCGACGGTGTGGCGGAAGAGCTTGTCGTGGCGCTTGGTCTGCTCGTCTTCGGTGGTGTAGAAGAGTGTGCTGGAGTCGGCGGCCCAGGTGAAGGAGCCTGCGCGGAGGGCGGTGTCGGGGAGGTCTTCGTTGGTGGAGAGG is a window of Granulicella tundricola MP5ACTX9 DNA encoding:
- a CDS encoding sensor histidine kinase; the encoded protein is MRLKTKLVLAATGSAFVIVIVLSALFLGELLRQRIAQTASANDVMARQVLLMTRQAVEVGLVVHPPENLSNEALQNAVAEALQSHDPLNDTMSSFVRYSPAVQEVSVTDANGLTLVSTDPTMVNQHIASRIAFERVRDGNLPYQWREVFGKPRVLDVSLPLQRNNKPFLIVHIGIRSSFLKDNYAPWLWDALIFALVAGGGSMVAAALLASVAVRPIEEISRRLERLTLSNDSIAAGMELGGGRPVVGALPGSVPDAKTDAVVRVTNTIDRLGQQLRTTEAGYTDLRANFNHVLDTLREGVILFTAEGRAAMVSDAVAQFLRTPDPAGQIVIPHGAMMGKRLEEIFLPTTALGQAVRSAFEQDGKVTGQRVRLEDGREVEISLDRIDAGRGKEHMGTLLTLRDAGSAKQLEQELDVSRRLAAIGRLTAGVGHEVKNPVNAMVVHLELLRAKLEAAGQGRGFLQGAQRHVDILASEMERLDRVVQTLADFTRPMELHLSEIDLREVVERVVDLTGAEMAEHNVEVRCALEPAVMVRADGEMLRQAMLNLMLNAMQAMEQGGILRVGVRRDGDTALLVVADEGPGIPPELMPRIFELYFTTKPKGSGIGLAMTYRIIQMHGGAMEVTSEVGAGAAFTMRLPLILSDNRTGSRLMAGRAS
- a CDS encoding sigma-54-dependent transcriptional regulator, which encodes MQEKVLIVEDEIHARTGLAELVASWGYRTECAADGAEGLDMVTRWSPAIVVTDLKMPRMDGMELLNRISERPERIRVVMLTAQGSIESAVEAMRMGAYDYLPKPVEPARLKAILQSASRQVEADEDVETPIRVAKSENTLGDMVGTSPEMKAVFKLIERVAPSNVSVLVTGESGTGKELVARALHDLSGRRNKAFVAVNCAAIPETLIESEIFGHEKGAFTGALERRAGCFELAEEGTLLLDEIGEMPAATQAKLLRVLEDRKLRRLGSKTETPVDVRVVAATNKDPERAVSAGELRGDLYYRLNVFNIQMPPLRAHVSDVPIIAEKMIADMNERHGCSVTGASEELMSRLLNYKWPGNVRELRNTIERAVILAGKGLIGVEHLPPHFGEAGFAPKASGAPAAQGPALSDTAVHVEVGTTVDEAERQLILKTLTSTHNNKTRAAEILGVSTKTLQNKLKEYAAAGLE
- a CDS encoding rhodanese-like domain-containing protein; this encodes MGRNQILNWERLASILEAMTDPEITPDAFQALRQQTAGTAGAPVLLDVREPWEIETASLAGSVNIPMGDIPSRAHAELDPDQPIVVMCHHGARSLSVTMWLRREGFEQAQSLAGGIDYWSRAIDPTVPRY
- a CDS encoding S9 family peptidase gives rise to the protein MSDHAALQPPVARRQPIPTTLHGQTLHDDYAWMRDKSSPEVIAHLTAENAWTAANMAPTEPLQKTLYAEMLSHIQETDESVPYPSNGWFYFTRTLEGSQYPIHCRRQTFDATTPEHILLDVNKLAEGQAFMAVGGLSISPDNKLIAYSTDNTGFRQYTLHIRDLSTNEDLPDTALRAGSFTWAADSSTLFYTTEDEQTKRHDKLFRHTVGSTERDPLIHEETDERFNLGVGRTSDRKYIMVEAGSHTTSEYRFFPSADPTAPLTLIAPRQDDQEYYPDHRDGLFYIRTNDTTRNFRIVTTPVATPDRTNWTEFYTAAPNIPIEDFDLFQSFCVITERKSGLPTLDVYDLTTTLTNRREITFPEPTYTAGSHVNAEFDTRVFRYSYTSLVAPASVYSYDIATNTSTLLKQQAVPGGFDPANYASERLWVPATDGVQIPVSLVYRRDQFAKDATNPLYVYGYGSYGYSLPVGFSSTRLSLLDRGLVLAYAHIRGGGELGDTWHDAGKMMVKRNTFTDFIAVTEALVQQKYGSPKRVAIEGGSAGGLLMGAVLNARPDLFRAVLSHVPFVDVMNTMLDATLPLTVAEYEEWGNPNEPEAFAYMLTYSPYENLDALAGKPLPSILVKTSLNDSQVMYWEPAKYVAKLRTLKQDAPPLLLHINMEAGHGGASGRYDYLKEVAFDYAFLLRELAV